GCCTCACCCTGATCTGATCTGCTTCTTCTATAAAAAATACCCACGCCTTAACGCCTTCAATATTACCAAGCATCCCCACCAACTGTGATGCCTCTGAAGGAAGGGCATTATATCGCTGCAAAATATCCGGTGTAATCTTCATGGAAGCAATCCCATTCTCATGCATAGAGAAATTCTCCAATACATAACCGCTAAGCTTGGCAATGTGCAATTTGGTGCGATACAGCTCCTCGTAAAGATCCGTCATCGAGAAACCGTAGCTCAACAGTTCACTCGCATACAAGAATGTCTTAGTATTGGTGCTTTGGAAAAGGAATCTGCCCGTATCGCCGATAATGCCTGCGAATATTAGCCTAGCAGCCTCTTTTGTCATCACCCAGCCTTGATTTTTCCCGGCCAGATACAATTCGTATATCATTTCACTCGTTGAACTGGCATCCGTGTCCACCCACATCATATCCCCATATCTGTCCTCATTCGGGTGATGGTCGATTTTTATCCACTTAGCTGCCAACTTGTATCGCTTATCACA
This window of the Sutcliffiella horikoshii genome carries:
- a CDS encoding DHH family phosphoesterase, which gives rise to MRQQIIDEIKAHDTVIIHRHVRPDPDAYGSQCGLAELIKESYPEKKVYRVGEAEESLNFLSKLDEIPDSSYDGALVIVCDTANTDRICDKRYKLAAKWIKIDHHPNEDRYGDMMWVDTDASSTSEMIYELYLAGKNQGWVMTKEAARLIFAGIIGDTGRFLFQSTNTKTFLYASELLSYGFSMTDLYEELYRTKLHIAKLSGYVLENFSMHENGIASMKITPDILQRYNALPSEASQLVGMLGNIEGVKAWVFFIEEADQIRVRLRSKGTIVNEIAKKYSGGGHPLASGASIYKWEEADHVLADLIEASRAQLQGE